Proteins from a genomic interval of Posidoniimonas polymericola:
- a CDS encoding type II and III secretion system protein family protein, translating to MYEATPATKVRPRNPILAIVTALLLAGGAPAQVIQQDASLIRKVSGTNDKLEITTNTSRILTLETRIPRVQVNNPELLSVTALSATQIQVSAKKAGVTAVNLWDEEGNIHTVDVFIYGDVRELEHALKTQFPNSSVRVYRYSNSLVLAGFIDRPDYVTPIVELAQDYSPKIINNMSVGGVQQVLLKVKVFEVSRTKLRQLGVDWTYFGNGGGSVISSVSDIIQTTANAAGSSLGAELTGTDTFAYGVVNGNSSFHVFMRALQENNVAKIMAEPNVVAVSGRPASFNEGGEIPILVPQSLGTSSIEFKPYGTQVDFLPIVLGNGNIRLEVRPRISDLDYANGIILNGEQVPALKVREVDTAVELRAGQTFALAGLIQQRTQGVKTGLPILADIPFFGVPFRSTRNETEEFELLVLATPEFVDALDPHQVPQCYPGSGTIVPDNRELYCEGQMEVPNPCGTCGGYPCVPSHGQVPCCPSGSAGCLNGQCSDGSCGSGFDMPPTGYAGQYGYAGEYDSAGQTGYPQGYEEVPYAEGLEPTPVDLPAPMPAGRHGELVLPPDAGASAPVDRVQGPEIDRSGRAMSHLSQRPTQHYTASRPPQYRRQPSEPFNPQTQQGGAAPQPGTGGLIGPVGYDLE from the coding sequence ACGAAGCAACGCCCGCTACCAAAGTGCGCCCGCGCAACCCGATCCTGGCGATCGTCACGGCCCTGCTCTTGGCCGGCGGCGCCCCGGCACAGGTAATCCAGCAGGACGCGTCGCTGATCCGCAAGGTCAGCGGCACGAACGACAAGCTGGAGATCACGACCAACACGAGTCGGATCCTGACGCTCGAGACCCGCATCCCCCGCGTGCAGGTCAACAACCCCGAGCTGCTGTCGGTAACGGCGCTCAGCGCGACCCAGATCCAGGTCTCGGCCAAGAAGGCCGGCGTCACCGCGGTCAACCTGTGGGACGAAGAGGGCAACATCCACACGGTGGACGTCTTCATCTACGGCGACGTCCGCGAGCTGGAGCACGCCCTCAAGACGCAGTTCCCCAACTCTTCGGTGCGGGTCTACCGCTACAGCAACTCGCTGGTGCTGGCCGGCTTTATCGACCGCCCCGATTACGTCACGCCGATCGTCGAATTGGCCCAGGACTACTCGCCCAAGATCATCAACAACATGAGCGTGGGCGGGGTGCAGCAGGTGCTGCTGAAGGTCAAGGTATTCGAGGTGTCGCGCACAAAGCTGCGCCAGCTGGGCGTCGACTGGACCTACTTCGGCAACGGCGGCGGATCGGTGATCAGCTCGGTGAGCGACATCATCCAGACGACGGCCAACGCCGCCGGCAGCTCGCTTGGAGCCGAACTCACCGGCACCGACACCTTCGCCTACGGCGTCGTGAACGGGAACAGTAGCTTCCACGTGTTCATGCGGGCGCTGCAGGAGAACAACGTCGCGAAGATCATGGCGGAGCCGAACGTGGTGGCTGTCAGCGGCCGCCCGGCGAGCTTCAACGAGGGCGGCGAGATCCCGATCCTTGTCCCGCAGAGCCTCGGCACGTCGAGCATCGAGTTCAAGCCCTACGGCACCCAGGTCGACTTCCTGCCGATCGTGCTGGGCAACGGCAACATCCGCCTGGAAGTCCGTCCCCGGATCAGCGACCTCGACTACGCCAACGGCATCATCCTCAACGGCGAGCAGGTGCCCGCCCTGAAGGTGCGAGAGGTCGACACGGCGGTCGAGCTCAGGGCCGGCCAGACCTTCGCGCTGGCGGGTCTGATCCAGCAACGCACCCAGGGCGTGAAGACCGGCCTGCCGATCCTGGCGGACATTCCCTTCTTCGGCGTGCCGTTCCGATCCACCCGCAACGAGACTGAGGAGTTCGAACTGCTGGTGCTCGCCACGCCTGAGTTTGTCGACGCCCTCGACCCGCATCAGGTCCCGCAGTGCTACCCGGGGTCCGGGACCATCGTGCCGGACAACAGGGAACTCTATTGCGAGGGCCAGATGGAGGTGCCGAACCCATGCGGCACGTGCGGCGGCTACCCCTGCGTCCCCTCTCACGGACAGGTGCCTTGCTGCCCGAGCGGCAGCGCCGGTTGCCTGAACGGCCAGTGCAGCGACGGGTCCTGCGGAAGCGGCTTCGACATGCCGCCCACCGGTTACGCCGGCCAGTACGGTTATGCTGGCGAGTACGACAGCGCCGGTCAGACGGGCTACCCGCAGGGGTACGAAGAGGTTCCTTATGCCGAGGGACTGGAGCCGACCCCGGTCGATTTGCCGGCCCCGATGCCGGCGGGCCGCCACGGCGAGCTTGTGCTGCCGCCAGACGCGGGGGCGTCGGCCCCGGTGGACCGGGTCCAGGGCCCGGAGATCGACCGCAGCGGCCGCGCTATGTCGCACCTGAGCCAGCGTCCGACGCAGCACTACACCGCGTCCCGGCCGCCGCAGTACCGGCGCCAGCCGTCCGAGCCGTTCAACCCGCAAACCCAGCAGGGGGGGGCCGCACCGCAGCCGGGAACCGGGGGACTTATCGGACCCGTGGGCTACGACCTGGAATAA